TTCAAAGACAAGGGGTATTCGCTTGTATCTCTGATGATCAGACCATAAAGCTATGTAGGAATAAATATCTATTGCCCAAGTTTTTATTAGAACAAGGGATCAAACAGTTAATTCCCACTAAGCTCTTATTTGAAGTAGATAATAATCATGTTCAGTTGCCTGTATTTATTAAACCTGTATTAGGTAGAAGCAGCCAAGGTTGCAGACCAGTTTATGATTATAAAGAGTACGAAACATTAAAGGAAGTTTTAAATGGTAATGAAAACATTGTTCAACCATTGTTAAATGGAAATATTATTACAGTAGACGTTATAAGGGATTCTAAAACAGATGATGTAGTATGCATAGGTCGCCGCGAGTTGCTCAGGAATAGTTCAGGAGCAGGAACTACAGTCGAAATAATTGAAAATAAAGAGTTGGGAAATTTAAGTGCTGAAATTGCACGAAAGGTAGACATTATTGGTGCGGTTAATTTTGAATTTATACAAACTAACTCTGGGGAAGTGTTTTTCCTTGAAATAAATCCTCGGTTTTCTGGAGGAGTAAAATTTAGCTGTATGGCTGGCTATGACGTAGTATCTAATCATTTGAGGTGTTTTACAAATCAACCCATTGATAAAAAAGTAATTAAAAAGATGATTATTGCAAGGAAATACAATGAATTTGTTACTTCATTAGATTAAGAAAGAGGGTATAGTAAGTTGTGGAGCAAAAAAATTGTAAAATGGAGCATCATAGGCTTGCTACACCATGTTATGTAATTGATTTAAACCAATTTGAACAAAATATTAACAATATTAAATCAGAGTTCATTAAAGAGTGGGGTTATAATATTATACTAGGGTATTCTATAAAAACCAATCATTTACCATTTTTTTTATCCTATGCAAAAAAAAATGGTTTTTACTCGGAAGCAGTCTCAAGTGATGAATACTACTATGCAATTTCTCAAGGATATGAACCTAAGGAAATAATATATAACGGACCTCAAAAGGATTGCGAAACAGTTCAAAAAGCACTTAGTGAAGGCAGTATTGTTAATCTTGATAATTTCCAAGACCTTAAGCTTATAGAAAAAATTTTACCAAACATTAAGAAGGATGGAATTAATATTGGAATAAGGGTGAATTTTGACCTAGAGAGTATTTGCAATGGTGAAACTAATTTCGAAGATGAATTTAGTAGATTTGGATTTTGTGTTGAAAATGGAGAATTTGAAAATGCACTCTTATATCTAGATAAGTTAAACTGTACTGTTCGTGGCTTGCATCTTCATTATACAACAAAAACACGTAGCCTATCAGTGTTCAAAGCAATTGCAAAAAAAGTAGCTGAGTTAATTTTAAAGTACAAAATGAAAGATGGTTTAAAGTTTATAGATATGGGTGGTGGCTTTTGGGGAGGTAGAAAGTTTCAGAATAAACCTACTATGGAGGAATATAGCAAGACCATAGCTTACGAACTAAAGAAAGTTATTCCACCAGACAAGGTACAACTAATTCTTGAGCCTGGATCTTCGCTTCTTGCAACAGCAGTTTATTATTTAACAAGAGTAATCAATACAAGAGTTATTAGAAATACAAATATCATAACTGTAGATGGTTCACTATTACATGTAAATCCATTTTTGAATAAAAGAGAGCTTGACTTTTCTACTTATTCTTTAGATCGCAAATTGGTTTCTAAGCAGATAATATGTGGGAGCACATGTCTTGAATATGACAGGATTCTCAATCTTAATGATTATAATGAATTTAGGGTCGGAGATATTATCAAGATTCACAATGCCGGAGCATACACCATGCCCTTTAATAACTGTTTTATTAATTGTCCACCTCGTATTTATTTACAAGATAGTAACGGCTACACACAAATTAGAGATGAGGCAATTTCTTTAATGGAACGAATATAACATTAAATCGTGTCTAGAAATGATGAAAAAATGAGTGATACTCTACCTTACAGAATGTTCGAAATGTGAGTGAGCAAATGTTTCAAGGCTCTAGGCATTCAAATAATGACACAATGGTATCCTCTAAAGAAAATTGAGGTTTCCAATTAGTTAACTCAAAAAATTGGGATGAGTCCATAACTGAAGAAGTTTTTCTACTTTCAGGGCTTATTTTAATATCAACCTTTAAACCATATTTTGATTTAGCTACATCCGCTACCATATTCGCAATTTCTAATATTGAGTGTGAATGACCTGTTCCTACGTTATAAACTGATTTCCAATTTCTATAGTCTGTTTTTAATAAGGCGACTATTGCATCAGCTGCATCTCTTACATCTAACCTCTCTATTTTCTGCTTTCTATCCCATATTTCTATTGTTTCATTATTGAGTACATGATTAACAAACTTTGTAATCAAATCCATAGGTACTAATCCTGTTAAACCACCAGATAAAGTTGATAACCTTAATGAAGTCTCGAATGAATGTTTATTGATCTTATGTACGGTGCTCGTCATTAACTCTGTTGCATACTTGGCCTGAGCATATACAGTTTCAGGTATAACTGATGTATCTTCTGTCCATTTAGTAGACTGTTTTGTTCCATACACACTTTGTGAAGAAATGTTGATAACAGCAGGAATTTGATGTGCAATCGCAGAATCCATCAGTTTATTTGTGAAATTTAAACTATCTGCAATTTGTTCATTTGTGTGGTGTGAGCGGGCAAAACCACAATGAATTAAATAATCTACCTGCCCTAATTGTAAATTTCCATTATGAAGATCATGGTGATCAAAAGAAGAAACGTTGTCATTCTCTTTATAAAATGATTTAATATTATCCTTTTTTCTACTAAACGCTAAAATATTGCAGTTTTCAGATGATAATCGTTTAATTAAGGCTTGTGCTAAGTAACCACTAGCTCCTGTTATTAAAATACTCTTCTTTAAATTAAGTGATGGTTTATATATCTGTGTTGATAAGTGTTTAATTTTTAGATTGTTTTCAACAGAAATTATTTTTTCTGTCGTTTGTTTAATTGCAAATTTATTATAATTAACTTTTAGTGGACCAGTGGATGATTGAAGATCGAGCCATTCTTTAATACAACTTTCAACCTCATTAAACCCCATCATAGCCCTCATACCTGTAGTCCCTGTAAATCGCGGATTCATTTCAAATATTTTTAAACCCTGATCAGTTAATCGTCCTTGAATATTTAAAGGACCTCTATGTCCTAAATCCCGCAAAGTAGGAAGCAATTTATCTATTTCAGACCATATATAGTCATCTTTGTAAGGAAGTGTTTCAGTTGCTACGCCATTTTTCATTTTTTTCTTATATAATACCATTTTACCTATCAATTTCCCTTCTTTATTCGTAACTACCTGAATAGAGATTTCAGAAAACTGACAATTTATACCTTTGGCAATTTGATTTAGATATTCTTCACGAAATGGATCGTCTTGTTTTGGAATTGCTAATTCCTGAATAATATGTTGGTCAGTAAGTCTTGCCAAATCTTCTTTTTTCAATAATATCTCAACCCCATTCGAACCAGCTCCCCCTCGCGGTTTAGCAATCAATGGGAATTTATGTTGGTCGAACCATGATTGTACTTCTGAAAGGGTGTAGCTTTTCACGAAAATATCAGCAATAGGAGTAAGCTTCTCACAGATATATGCCTTATCTCTAGTCAATTCAATTAACTCTTTCTCAGATACAATCACTTGTAGTCCTTCTTCTGTTAATTTGTTTATGTTTTGAGATAAGATTAAAGCATCATCATCTAAACCTGGGATGATTAAATCAACGGCATATTTTTTGCATTTTTTAATTAACTCTGAAATATAATCCTTGGAATAAATAGAAGGGACGTAATCCATTTCATCACATTCATAACCTCCAAAAGCAAATGGATCTGTACCTAATCCGATCGTTTTTATAGGTAAATTTGATAGGTTGCAGGAAGTAATTACTGACTGCCCGACAATAGTTCCTACACACATGATAGCAATGCAATATTTTCCATTTACCATAATATCACTCCAATATAATTAATGAAATATTCCAATTTTCAGTTCGCCAGTTGGGGCGTAGGATAGATCCAGTATCAAGGTTTAAGGCATTCAAATAATGACACAATAGTATCCTCTAAAGAAAATTGAGGTTTCCAATTAGTTAATTCAAAAAATTGGGATGAGTCCATAACTGAAGAAGTTTTCCTACTTTCAGGGCTTATTTTAATATCAACCTTTAAACCATATTTTGATTTAGCTACATCCGCTACCATATTTGCAATTTCTAATATTGAGTGTGAATGACCCGTTCCTAAGTTATAAACTGATTTCCAATTTCTATAGTCTGTTTTTAATAGGGCGGCTATTGCATCAGCTACATCTCTTACATCTAACCTCTCTATTTTCCGCTCTCCATCCCATATTTCTATTGTTTCATTATTGAGTACATGATTTACAAACTTTGTAATCAAATCCATAGGTACTAACCCTGTTAAGCCACCAGATAAAGTTGATAGCCTTAATGAGGTCTCGAATGAATGTTTATTGATCTTATGTACGGTGCTCGTCATTAACTCTGTTGCATACTTGGCCTGAGCATATACAGTTTCAGGTATAACTGATGTATCTTCTGTCCATTTAGTAGATTGTTTTGTTCCATACACACTCTGTGAAGAAATGTTGATAACAGCAGGAATTTGATGTGCAATCGCGGATTCCATCAGTTTATTTGTGAAATTTAAACTATCTGCAATTTGTTCATTTGTGTGGTGTGAGCGGGCAAAACCACAATGAATTAAATAATCTACCTGCCCTAATTGTAAATTTCCATTATGAAGATCATGATGATCAAAAGAAGAAACGTTGTCATTCTCTTTATAAAATGATTTAATATTATCCTTTTTTCTACTAAACGCTAAAATATTGCAGTTTTCAGATGATAATCGTTTAATTAAGGCTTGTGCTAAAAAACCACTAGCTCCTGTTATTAAAATACTCTTCTTTAAATTAAGCGATGGTTTATATATCTGTGTTGATAATTGTTTTATTTTTATATTGTTTTCAACAGAAATTATTTTTTCTGTCGGTTTTCTAATCGTAAATTTATTATAATTAGCTTTTAGGGGAGCAATGGGTGATTGAAGATCGAGCCAGTCTTTAATACAGCTTTCAACCTCATTAAATCCCACCATAGCCCTCATGCCTGTATTCGCTGAAAACCGTGGATTCATTTCAAATATTTTTAAACCCTCATCAGTTAATCGTCCTTGAATATTTAAAGGTCCTCTGTGCCCTAAATCCCGAAGAGTGGGAAGCAATTTATCTATTTCAGACCATATATCATCATCATCGTAAGGTAATGTTTCAATCGGTACGCCATTTTTCATTTTTTTATTATATAAAGCCATTTTACCTATCATTTTCCCTTTTTTATTCGTAACTACCTGAATTGATATTTCAGAAAGTTGACAATTTATACCTTTGGCAATTTGATTTAGGTATTCTTTACGAAATGGATCGTCTTGTTTTGGTACTGCCAATTCCTGAATGATATGTTGGTCAGTGAGTCTTGACAAATCTTCTTTTTTCAATAATATCTTAACCCCTTCTGAACCAGATCCCTCACGTGGTTTGGCAATTAACGGGAATTTATGTTGATCGATCCATGATAGTACCTCTGAAAGGGTGTAGCTTTTTACGAAAATATCAGCAATAGGAGTAAGTTGCTCACACATATATGCCTTATCACTAGTCAATTCAATTAACTCTTTTTCAGATACGATCACTTGCAGTCCTTCTTCAGTTAATTTGTTTATGTTTTGAGATAAGATTAAAGCATCATCATCTAAACCAGGGATGATTAAATCAACAGCATATTTTTTGCATTTTTTAATTAACTCTGAAATGTAATCCTTGGAATAAATAGAAGGGACGTAATCCATTTCATCACATTCATAACCACAAAAAGCAAATGGATCTGTACCTAATCCAATCGTTTTTATAGGTAAATTTGATAGGTTGCAGGAAGTAACTACTGACTGCCCAACAATAGTTCCTACACACATAATAGCAATGCAATATTTTCCATTTACCATAATATCACTCCAAAATAATTAATGAATTATTCCCAGTTCGCTAATACATCAGTTGATGCTTTTTTTTGAATAAACTTGATAATTTCACAAATTTGTATCACCTCCTCCGTCGTTAATTCTCCATAAAACGGTAAAGCTAAAACGGTCTCAATTTTTTCATAAGCTGTAGGAAGATATTTTTGCTGAGCGGATGGAAGATCATGATACCATGTGAAATCACTGCATAATGGATAAAAATACTTGCGAGTGAACACATTGTAATCTTTCAACTTTTCATGTAATTGATTACGATTAATGCCAAATTCTTTTTCATTTATCTCAATAATAAAAAACTGATAGCTGCTCTCTTGTTCTTCATGTTTTGTTACTATTCTAATCCCAGAAATTGTTTTTAAATTTGTTTCATATAGTTGTTTTATATAATGACGTTTTTTACGCTGTTCTGGCACTAATTTAAGTACTTCTAATCCAACTGCTGCTTGAATTTCATTTAGTTTAGCGTTTATACCAGACAATTCTACAGTATCTGGACCGCTAATCCCAAAATTTTTAAATAGCTGGAGCTTTCTATCTAAAGTCTTATCTTTAAATGTAACCGCCCCTCCTTCAATAGTGTTAAATAATTTGGTGGCATGAAAGCTAAACATCGTCATATCACCAAATTCCCCTATTGGCTTGCAATTAAGCTTTGCCCCAAAAACATGAGCACCATCATAAATGACTTTCAAATGATATTTATCAGCAACTTGTTGAATTTTGTCCACTTCACAAGGTATACCCAAAACGTGTACAGCCAAAATTGCACTGGTTCGCTCAGTGATTAGTGCTTCAATCTTATTGGCATCTATAGTTAAAGTTACATTGTCAATATCACAAAACACTGGAGTTAATCCATTCCATTCAAGTGCTCCCACTGTGGCTGGGAATGTAAAAGGAGTTGTAATCACTTCTCCAGTTAACTCTAAAGATTTAATACCTAATAACAGACCTAATGTACCGTTACTAAACAATGACAAATGATTAACAGCTAAATATTCTTTTAATGCTTCTCGCAATTCTTTATTTTTAGGACCATTATTTGTAATCCATTTACTTTCCCATATTTCTTGCAACTGATTGTTAATATTTTGTAAACTCGGTAATAAAGGTCTAGTAACCATAATAGGTTCATTAAATTTGCTAATCACAGTAAAACTCCTTTAAACTTCGGATTTCATTTTCATATTATATGAATGGTTGAAGGTTTATGTTCAAAAATTACGTTTAGAAAGCTTCCAATATAAAAAAACACATTTTGATACAATCCCTCTCCTAATTGGAACTCCCCAACATCGTTTTTCATATATATATAACATACCTTTAAGAAAGAAGTTGTATCTTTTGGATAAGATTTTCCAAAGTGAGGAATTTCTCTTATTTATGATTTAAAAATTTAAAAATAACAATTAATCATGCAAGTTGAAACCATTTATCAAGATTAAAGGAGTTAGTATTATAATGAAATTTATAAATAGAAGAAGAAAAGAGCGTGATTCAGATTATCTTTTAAACGAGAATATTAATAAGAAGAATTTAACTCTTTTATTTGTAAAATCTGGTAAAAACACCCCTTATGATACATTGGAGACATCAATCATCAAGTCATTTAAAAAAGAAATACAACAGGTTCATATCGTTTCACCAAATCAACATATTCATAAAGTAGCTCTTGAAATCAATCCTCACCTTATTCTATTTTTTGATGGTTGGTACGTATCAGCACCAAAAATAAATTTATTAAAAAATTTAGGTTTTAAGATGGCTGTATGGTTTATAGATGATCCATATTATACAGATTTCACAAAGGCTATAGCGCCAAATTATGAT
The window above is part of the Chengkuizengella sp. SCS-71B genome. Proteins encoded here:
- a CDS encoding ATP-grasp domain-containing protein, encoding MFSILVTAIGSFSADIVIKTLKEAGHKVIGCDIYPKEWIVNAYNVNSFYQVPYTHDKEGYINSIKNICKEHDVQYIFPLTDPEVDILSGIKKELQRQGVFACISDDQTIKLCRNKYLLPKFLLEQGIKQLIPTKLLFEVDNNHVQLPVFIKPVLGRSSQGCRPVYDYKEYETLKEVLNGNENIVQPLLNGNIITVDVIRDSKTDDVVCIGRRELLRNSSGAGTTVEIIENKELGNLSAEIARKVDIIGAVNFEFIQTNSGEVFFLEINPRFSGGVKFSCMAGYDVVSNHLRCFTNQPIDKKVIKKMIIARKYNEFVTSLD
- a CDS encoding pyridoxal-dependent decarboxylase, encoding MEQKNCKMEHHRLATPCYVIDLNQFEQNINNIKSEFIKEWGYNIILGYSIKTNHLPFFLSYAKKNGFYSEAVSSDEYYYAISQGYEPKEIIYNGPQKDCETVQKALSEGSIVNLDNFQDLKLIEKILPNIKKDGINIGIRVNFDLESICNGETNFEDEFSRFGFCVENGEFENALLYLDKLNCTVRGLHLHYTTKTRSLSVFKAIAKKVAELILKYKMKDGLKFIDMGGGFWGGRKFQNKPTMEEYSKTIAYELKKVIPPDKVQLILEPGSSLLATAVYYLTRVINTRVIRNTNIITVDGSLLHVNPFLNKRELDFSTYSLDRKLVSKQIICGSTCLEYDRILNLNDYNEFRVGDIIKIHNAGAYTMPFNNCFINCPPRIYLQDSNGYTQIRDEAISLMERI
- a CDS encoding NAD-dependent epimerase/dehydratase family protein — its product is MVNGKYCIAIMCVGTIVGQSVITSCNLSNLPIKTIGLGTDPFAFGGYECDEMDYVPSIYSKDYISELIKKCKKYAVDLIIPGLDDDALILSQNINKLTEEGLQVIVSEKELIELTRDKAYICEKLTPIADIFVKSYTLSEVQSWFDQHKFPLIAKPRGGAGSNGVEILLKKEDLARLTDQHIIQELAIPKQDDPFREEYLNQIAKGINCQFSEISIQVVTNKEGKLIGKMVLYKKKMKNGVATETLPYKDDYIWSEIDKLLPTLRDLGHRGPLNIQGRLTDQGLKIFEMNPRFTGTTGMRAMMGFNEVESCIKEWLDLQSSTGPLKVNYNKFAIKQTTEKIISVENNLKIKHLSTQIYKPSLNLKKSILITGASGYLAQALIKRLSSENCNILAFSRKKDNIKSFYKENDNVSSFDHHDLHNGNLQLGQVDYLIHCGFARSHHTNEQIADSLNFTNKLMDSAIAHQIPAVINISSQSVYGTKQSTKWTEDTSVIPETVYAQAKYATELMTSTVHKINKHSFETSLRLSTLSGGLTGLVPMDLITKFVNHVLNNETIEIWDRKQKIERLDVRDAADAIVALLKTDYRNWKSVYNVGTGHSHSILEIANMVADVAKSKYGLKVDIKISPESRKTSSVMDSSQFFELTNWKPQFSLEDTIVSLFECLEP
- a CDS encoding NAD-dependent epimerase/dehydratase family protein — protein: MVNGKYCIAIMCVGTIVGQSVVTSCNLSNLPIKTIGLGTDPFAFCGYECDEMDYVPSIYSKDYISELIKKCKKYAVDLIIPGLDDDALILSQNINKLTEEGLQVIVSEKELIELTSDKAYMCEQLTPIADIFVKSYTLSEVLSWIDQHKFPLIAKPREGSGSEGVKILLKKEDLSRLTDQHIIQELAVPKQDDPFRKEYLNQIAKGINCQLSEISIQVVTNKKGKMIGKMALYNKKMKNGVPIETLPYDDDDIWSEIDKLLPTLRDLGHRGPLNIQGRLTDEGLKIFEMNPRFSANTGMRAMVGFNEVESCIKDWLDLQSPIAPLKANYNKFTIRKPTEKIISVENNIKIKQLSTQIYKPSLNLKKSILITGASGFLAQALIKRLSSENCNILAFSRKKDNIKSFYKENDNVSSFDHHDLHNGNLQLGQVDYLIHCGFARSHHTNEQIADSLNFTNKLMESAIAHQIPAVINISSQSVYGTKQSTKWTEDTSVIPETVYAQAKYATELMTSTVHKINKHSFETSLRLSTLSGGLTGLVPMDLITKFVNHVLNNETIEIWDGERKIERLDVRDVADAIAALLKTDYRNWKSVYNLGTGHSHSILEIANMVADVAKSKYGLKVDIKISPESRKTSSVMDSSQFFELTNWKPQFSLEDTIVSLFECLKP
- a CDS encoding DegT/DnrJ/EryC1/StrS family aminotransferase; its protein translation is MISKFNEPIMVTRPLLPSLQNINNQLQEIWESKWITNNGPKNKELREALKEYLAVNHLSLFSNGTLGLLLGIKSLELTGEVITTPFTFPATVGALEWNGLTPVFCDIDNVTLTIDANKIEALITERTSAILAVHVLGIPCEVDKIQQVADKYHLKVIYDGAHVFGAKLNCKPIGEFGDMTMFSFHATKLFNTIEGGAVTFKDKTLDRKLQLFKNFGISGPDTVELSGINAKLNEIQAAVGLEVLKLVPEQRKKRHYIKQLYETNLKTISGIRIVTKHEEQESSYQFFIIEINEKEFGINRNQLHEKLKDYNVFTRKYFYPLCSDFTWYHDLPSAQQKYLPTAYEKIETVLALPFYGELTTEEVIQICEIIKFIQKKASTDVLANWE